In a single window of the Natronomonas salsuginis genome:
- a CDS encoding NosD domain-containing protein has translation MTLRVAVAIGCSLFVLVGVGSFVVSPGASAPEPADFDETVAMGLTLEERQALGAEQLLPRAQIAYSQYPYVVGYRGVELAAAAVDDPLVEQQFGYPLVVYVEAAPAEVSLDESGHLVGENTDEWVRADEAYFVTGSDARTPAGPTPVAFADRAGAAAFASEHGGWVVGWDERARFETRRDDGSVARDRIASQHAGADDRVRDARELLDRPTGIVVGEDEPTLRAALAAAEPNTTIRLPPGTYAGPIEIAKPVTIVGDGATIDGDGNGTVVTVGSDDVAISGVEIDGIGDSLQAEDPSVDEDRASWDRQTEEAYGYSDAAVTADGVDRLLVAGVSAETPASGIVLRDVDRAVVDGVRIRGASEPVDGFMSVVAIRSPAVVQRSTFEDGRDGVYSHRSGGITVRDNRFVGGRFGVHLMYTSDALVAGNCAIEQELSGVVIMTSPSGVAIADNVVAETRQGIATSGSDAYVGNNTVINTGQAISTSARNSLYADNTIVGNAVGFRASSVFPTSVVVGNDVADNERHVRATSGPLRVWSNDGEGNYWSGAEGLNRPYSPTDPVDGRLHRTGAARTLADGPIVRGLRTLRGSAPGMRDNSVIDATPRDAPKQPARLETARALSNGNASAGEVCSA, from the coding sequence ATGACGCTTCGAGTCGCAGTCGCGATAGGCTGTTCTCTTTTCGTGCTCGTCGGTGTCGGGTCGTTCGTCGTGTCACCGGGCGCGTCCGCGCCGGAGCCGGCCGACTTCGACGAGACCGTCGCGATGGGGTTGACGCTCGAAGAGCGGCAGGCGCTCGGCGCGGAACAGTTGCTCCCCCGAGCGCAGATCGCATACTCACAGTACCCGTACGTCGTCGGCTACCGCGGGGTCGAACTCGCGGCGGCGGCGGTCGACGACCCGCTCGTCGAGCAGCAGTTCGGCTATCCGCTCGTCGTGTACGTCGAAGCCGCGCCGGCAGAGGTGTCGCTCGACGAGTCCGGCCACCTCGTGGGCGAGAACACGGACGAGTGGGTGCGGGCCGATGAGGCGTATTTCGTGACCGGAAGCGACGCGCGGACGCCGGCCGGTCCGACGCCCGTCGCGTTCGCCGACCGAGCCGGTGCGGCGGCGTTCGCGTCGGAACACGGCGGGTGGGTGGTCGGCTGGGACGAGCGCGCCCGGTTCGAGACGCGACGCGACGACGGCTCGGTCGCCCGCGATCGGATCGCGTCCCAGCACGCCGGCGCGGACGACCGGGTCCGGGACGCTCGCGAGCTGCTCGACCGGCCGACGGGGATCGTCGTCGGCGAGGACGAACCGACGCTTCGGGCGGCCCTCGCGGCGGCGGAACCCAACACGACGATCCGGCTGCCGCCGGGGACCTACGCGGGCCCGATCGAGATCGCGAAACCGGTCACGATCGTCGGTGACGGGGCGACGATCGACGGCGACGGCAACGGAACCGTCGTCACCGTCGGATCCGACGATGTGGCGATCTCGGGCGTCGAGATCGACGGGATCGGCGATTCGCTGCAAGCTGAGGATCCGTCGGTCGACGAGGATCGAGCCAGCTGGGATCGCCAGACTGAGGAGGCGTACGGCTACTCCGACGCCGCGGTCACCGCGGACGGCGTCGATCGGCTGCTCGTCGCTGGGGTCAGCGCCGAAACGCCCGCCTCCGGGATCGTCCTCAGGGACGTCGACCGCGCCGTCGTCGATGGCGTTCGGATACGCGGCGCGAGCGAGCCGGTGGACGGGTTCATGAGCGTCGTCGCGATACGCTCACCGGCGGTCGTGCAGCGCTCGACGTTCGAGGACGGGCGAGACGGGGTGTATAGCCACCGATCCGGCGGGATCACGGTACGCGATAACCGGTTCGTCGGCGGCCGCTTCGGCGTCCACCTGATGTACACCTCGGATGCGCTCGTGGCTGGGAACTGCGCGATCGAACAGGAGCTGTCCGGCGTCGTCATTATGACGAGCCCCTCGGGCGTGGCCATCGCCGACAACGTCGTCGCAGAGACCCGGCAGGGGATCGCGACGAGCGGCTCGGACGCGTACGTCGGGAACAACACCGTCATCAACACCGGGCAGGCGATCTCGACGAGCGCACGGAACTCGCTGTACGCCGACAACACAATCGTCGGAAACGCAGTCGGTTTCCGGGCCTCGTCGGTCTTTCCGACCAGCGTCGTCGTCGGCAACGATGTCGCCGACAACGAACGGCACGTTCGAGCGACGAGCGGACCGCTTCGGGTCTGGAGCAACGACGGCGAGGGCAACTACTGGAGCGGTGCCGAGGGGCTGAACCGGCCGTACAGTCCGACCGATCCCGTCGACGGCCGACTCCACCGGACCGGGGCGGCCCGGACGCTCGCGGACGGACCGATTGTGCGCGGCCTTCGGACGCTCCGCGGATCGGCACCGGGGATGCGGGACAACAGCGTGATCGATGCCACACCGCGCGACGCACCGAAGCAGCCGGCCCGGTTGGAGACCGCGCGGGCGCTTTCGAACGGAAACGCGAGCGCCGGGGAGGTGTGTTCGGCGTGA